The Clavelina lepadiformis chromosome 3, kaClaLepa1.1, whole genome shotgun sequence region TTTGCAATACGTTTAGGTGTTTAATAAATGGAAACGTTGGGTAATTTACTACGACAGCGACAGAAGTTTGTAGATAAGACGTCATCCGTTAAGTAAAGTCCTATCACGACACACTGGGTAAATTAACATGGTGGTAGCTGGTTACATAACAGGTTTCTAAAAATGCCAACACAATTATATCGACTGTGCCAGTTTCGCAGAACTCTAAATCCATTTCACGTCATATGAGCTTCCAGTGCTTATGTTTGAAACTAACGGCATTAGCTCCGCCTTGATTTAATTTGATTGCAATTGATAACTGAGGTAGCTTTGCTGTCAATCGTCCTGATAAAATGACGATTTATGAAGCATTTCATTTCTAAAGCACGGAAATGATATCGGTGTTTAAAGGTGCAGCCGCTGACTTAAATCTCATCTCATGCATGGAACTAAAGGGATTCTATATGGGGAGCATTCGAGCTATGCTTCGTATAATCTCATCGACAATTAAACCTGGttttttgcttcttttttCCCTACCGGCTCCATCTCTACTGCCATCTCGTGGTGGATTGATGAGAAGAGAGACGGACCCGAGGGTCGTGTGATTGTGACGTCTTCGCTTGCGACAGTGACATCATTCTTCGCCGAGTTTGCGTCTctttttgtgatgtcatttgaAGCATCGCCGGCCACTTGGGGGACTGCTTCCAACTTGACTTCTGTCATGTTTGTAGCGCCACCTGATGGCGGCAGTGTAGGCGGAttggtttgattttgattgcCGAAAGCGACGTCGTCATTCAGTATGAAATCGGTGTCGCTATCGTTCTCAATCGAGCTCTGTGACCAAATAGCACGTTTCATTATGAAGTAAAAAAACCTTCGTTGGAAGCACGTCAGGCACCATATGCTGTGTCACTAACAGCCCAGAGTTTACAACCGATTTATAGGAAAGAAAGCCAACGCACGACACTGCTCGCTTTTGAAAGAAGGGTTTCGACCGGTTCATTATACAAGAAAGCGTTTACTTTAACCACCACTGGGGTATGAACAAGGGTACTCACCGCATAAGCGTGTGGGCTGGTGAGGCATTTAGCCAGGGGGTAGCAGCATCCGGGCAAAGTATTTGTCAACGGAGGCCCAGCGTGAGTCAAAATCGGCTTCAAGTAACTTCACAACACAAAGTTAATGGAAAAACAAAACTCATAAAACTATGTTCCATGTAAATCTATCTCTAGATCTCTATGGCCTGGGTCAGCTTATTCCGACCCAGCATATTTAAACGAAGTAGCACAGACGTAAACTGCCACGTATACAAGCTGCAAAGGATACTATTGGTCAAACTTGTACCAATTCTTGAACATCCATGCACTGTCCGCGTATTTATGACGCGTCGGTGCGTTAGAAACATCGCTCTGTAAAATAACAAGTGGAGTTATCAATGAGTGTGTAAGTTAGCGCACACCTGCACGCATTCTCATCATAATGCACTCTTTCAAACAAAtctataataatattttttgaatgttGATTAACATTGCTAATGTCCAGGTAATTTCTGCTGAACAAAATACAACTGTTTACTTGCAATTTGCCAGAGTAGGTgcttagtgacatttattgcaTGTCAAGTTATTTCatgcattaaaatttaatgatatttcaatcaaaaacCTTCAATCTTTGGTTTCAAGTCACTAATTGAGAACatattattagttattacaaaTACTCTGCATATTATTACAACAACTACTACTATTATAACTAATCCCATAGATCATACAACACGTGTCCTTATTTATTTGTGCATTGTACGGCTTCTAATGTATTTTATAGTTTCACGTGTTCTAAATAGGGTTGTATCGATTCATCATCAAATAATACTAATATTCGCTCATGGAAATCTTTTTTCCGATTAAGTTAAATCACCTTTACGGCCACTTATCGGCTTTAATATTACTGAGCAGTTGTAAAAGTAATAAATCTCATACTTTGTTGGCCTTTTGCAGCGCATTTACATAAGGAATAGAATAAGATCATGCATGAGGTACACAGCAACAGCGCACCACAATTTATGAATGAAATGCACCTGTTATTACTGCATCAAATCACTCAAGCATTTCGCATGCTGACTGACACAAACAGACAtcttataaattttaaatgtctAACAGAAGCAATTTCTTGTGATCACCATGACATCAGGCTCTAAATAATTGATTATAATCGACCAAGTTGCTTTTCTGTGCAACTGCAGTTCTAGGCAAAATCAAAGACATGTAGAATTAGTAAAGTAAAGCCAAGATCATACCAAGATTTATAGATTGCATCATTAACAATCAAAGTTCAATTCCAGCGGCTAACGCTTGTGAAAACAATCAAACTTAACGTCACCTCCGGTTTTATATAAAGTTTTTCCAGAGTTGACCCAAAGTTACCAGTTGAATTGTTCAGAGAATTTATATTTACAACCAGGGTTTGAttacttttataaaaaacatGAAGTTGTGGTCTGAGTCTAGAGACCTACGAGGCCATCCCACGGAAAGTTATCAAAGGATTGCACGATTGTCGCGGAATGAATCGACACCTATCAATGGTCAGACATGTATTCTTGCCAATCGACAGATTTAAGCAAATAATCAATATCTGGCACAGTGCTTCCTCGATTATACGGTCGCCAGATGAAGTAGCTTTATCAAATAACAATACATGTAAAAGAAGCAAACTATGAAGACTCCTGCAGCTATAGCTGCAGCATTTGTCTGATATAGCCTATTCTCGCTATTGTTATTGTACTTGCATTTCGTCTTTAAAAACTAAATCCTAGATTgtatacaaaatttttaagatGGTTTTGTATTCGATAGGTAACGCAAAATGTAAAGAAGTCGTTTTATCTCTTAAATATGAGAACTCTATTATTCCCTTTTTTGGTTATTTGTTCATATTTCTAATAACATTGTATCAACTAGACTAGATAATTAAAGAAGCGCTGTATCACTTCTGGTTTTGCGAAAAATGAGCAAGTCATGTAAGTAGGTTAGTAAAGTGAAAGTAAATCATAACCACTGGTCAGTAACCAAATCATCAAACCATGCAAATCACAGAATAACGGGGTTAAAATCAAATCCTATTTTAAATTAAGGAACATGCTATTAAACCGAATTCAAACTGGCATCAATAAAAGATCATGTCACGCcagcaaacaataaaacacTGAATTTCCTGCACCACCACTTGATGTTACTTACATCTATGGAGTTACCCCTGCAGCGAGCATAAATTGGAGCACCCTGGCATGCAATACAAAGTGCAGAGTTATGCTTCAAGCACACCTTATGTATTGTGTAGCACCACAGCCGCATGTGAGGAGTAGCCAATATAGATATACTGTATGTTTTAGAACAGCAGCACTAACTTTGCTTACTCACAACTTCAGACAACTTAAGCAACCTACTTGGTTCCAACATAAAGTCTTTATAGGAAAATGAAGAGTATCAACTTTGggtaaaatgaataaactggAACAAAATCTAAAATGTTGTAGCGCTAAAGCAAGTTGGAGATCAACGTGAAGTCTTACTTACATTATTTGTGGAAGTGTTGTTGTCACTTTCTTGGGGAATTGCAGCATCAGGGTCAACACCAACCCTGCAATGTAATTATACAACAATTTATGtaacaatcaatcattttatttttcgtcaaaagcgcagTGGggacaaaacaataataatgatGCCAATTGTTATATTAGCACGCGTCAATGAatgggaaaaagtgacaaGACCGAATAGGTTTAAAACATGCTTGACAAAAGTCAAGGTACTAGTACAGGGgagggcaacatacggcccgcgggccggatccggcccgcgatgggattttgagcggcccgcagacagtttccggtcttacatgataatgtggcctgcggccacgttctgccgcaatccctgtattgcgtcactgaataagtccaagtttgccaacctgagaaagatggccataaatctacttgttctgttcgggtctacatacatttatgagcaaacattttcgaccatgaacattaataagacaaagctgcgttccaatctattcaggaatccggcccgccaagtacttcattttctcatatcaggcccgccgaccgaagaagttgcccgcccctgtaCTAGTAggtaacaactagcatggCTACTAAACCTACAGCAACAAGCAAAATTATTGTTAGATATCTTTCAGATTCCAAACTTTCTTCATTGAAACAAAGCGGCAACTCGTAAACAGAAAGattaaagtttttaagtaGTTTAAAATATAATCTTTGTCAATTTCATTACTTTATGTTCAACCAAGTAAGCATCTGAGTTGTTCCTCCACCTAGAACCCACACAGTCGTGAAAACAATGAGAAGAACTGTCGTGAAGATCATTTGCTCCCCTTCTGTACAAGTCGTGCGGATCGCAAGTGTAAATGCAATTGCTCCACGCAAACCTGTGTGTAATGAGATGGTTGAGTAAGGTATCACCTGAACCAGGcatcaaaaaacttttttacaaagGGCCGGATAAACATGACAAGTGACAATCGTGGACTGGATACCGGCTTTGTTCAAAAGGTAACAGTAAGTTAAGTTGTGGCACAGTGAGGCAGGTCAAATAAAGTCTCACGAGCAGGATCAGGCCCGCAAGTTGTAGTCTGGTGACCCCGGACTCAAGGCGGTAGATTCTGTTATACACAAGGGCTTTACCCTAAATTTTCTGCCATGTGAATAAGAATTGGCAATAATtgtgaaattttaaacactGCCCAAAAACCTTCGCCACAAGCACTCGATCGGAATATTATGTAGCGAACACttattaatgacgtcataataatgcTCATACCGGCAAACATCATCATGTGTTGCATGTTGTATGGAATCTTCTTCTTCCGTCCGAGGTTGAGTAAGAACGACAGTGGATAAATGTTGCACGCACGGGACACAATCACTGCGATCTGATGCAGGGttaagcaaaaccaaaccTTTCAAATTAGAAGCCAACTGACAATGTACCATCTACTTTGCACATGAACCCACTTAACATGAACGtaagtataggcctacatagtAATAGATGAATGATATAATTAAGCAACAGGcaattttttgtgaaaaaatctttaaaaatcaGGTAATGCATAGGTCACTCAATATTATTACCACATAGActaatcaaatattttgtctGAATTACAAACAACAGGTTATCGATGAAATCTAACCAAGGTAAGGATACAAAAGCACCAACGATGAAAATTGCATTGAATTTGTGGTGGCTGTAAGTAAACATGCTGATGCCCATATAGCTGAAGATAAAGTTCTCAGCAAGGAAATTGAGCAGTTCAAAGAGTTGCCGCGTTCGTCCTTTGGACTCGGCTGATAGATTGTTGTAGGTGTAATGTGCCTGGAATGAAAACGTCATTATCACGTTCACAGCATTCCATTTGTTACATATCTTTAATTACTTATCTTATCTAGGTAACTTAATTTTATGGTTTTTTAAGATCAATTGGTCTAACATCTAAGAAGACTAAAATCATTCGAGTTTGTACAAGCAGAAAATTCAGGCAACTTGAGAAATGAATCACGTCAACATTAATACCTGTGTGATGCCGCAGAAGAGGACGGTAACGATTCCAGTGAGTGAGAGAGCTTCAGCGATGAGAAACGATGCCCACGACATAAGAAAGAAAATCGAAGTTTCCAGGATTGGAAATTCACCGATCTTCGTGAACTTGAAGATGAGCGCGGTGATTATCGAAGCCAATCCGCCGATGACAAATGATCCAAGAAAGACACCGATGAACGATCCAAGGGAAGCAAAGAAAGCTCCAGAGTCAAATGCGGCCGACGTTGCAGACTGATACTTCTTTATCGctctaaaatataaaaacccgcaaatttaaacaacaaaatcacttaccaattttcttttaagcAGCATTTTGCTTAATAAGACAATGATGCTATTCAGTTTGTGATATATTGTTAAAGTAATTTCAACTTACGAGACGAGAACTATGGCCACAGCATCATTTAAGACACTTTCTCCAAACAGTAAAGCGTCTAAATCGACATCGACTTTAAGCTCTTTGAAAACGGCAAGAACAGTGACAGGGTCAGTGGCAGAGACGATGGCACCAAAGAGCAAACAATCAATAAATCCAAAAGCAAAATTGGGTTCGTAAAGTGATTTATGAATCAGAACAAAGCCATAGGTTATACCGCTGTGATATAAGAAATTGATTTAAGtagaacaaaattttaaaccagTGATAAAACTAGTAAAATAGAACTAGGCTTCTAAAACTATTAACTGATGCATATAATAGAAAATATACGAACCCAATTACAACGGCTGACACAAGTGTCCCGATGAAAGCAAAGGTTAAGATGGAACCAATGTTTCGAAAGAAGTGCCGCTAAAGATTAACAAGCAAAGAATGAATGACAATTTACAACCTACAATGAATATGATTTGAACGAGACAATAATGTGTGCATTAAACATATCCAAACACCACCTAAGTCTCATACCTTTTTCAAACTATATCCAGCATAGAAGATTATGGGTGGTAGAAGAATGTTGAAGAAGAATTCTGGGTCAAAGGTTATCTGCACATTAATATGAAACAAAACCGGTAAACAATAGACACATTATTACTATTAATGGTTGAAATTAACCTATCAGCTTGGTGTCAGAATAATTTTCCAATCACTTCAACTTGTAAGCAGCTTCctgtttttcaatttatatGAAAACGGAAATAATTCCCAAGTAGGTATTATTTCCTTGATTATCAAGTGCTTGCAAGTTGTAGCAATTGCATTGGGGGCAACTACATTTAATGGTGGGCGTACACAGACATGAAATTTAGATAGCGTTGGAACGAGACTCAGTgaaaacgaaacaaacaaCTATGAATAATGCATGAAGTCATGACTCATACACCTCACAAACCCTAACACAACAGCTATGCTAGTCTGTGATAGTGTGCAGCCATGTTATGGGTAACTGGCAGCACATACAAGCAGCATACAGCAGCACATACAAGCAGCATGTCATGATAACccaaaagcaacaaaatcaaCATCTCATAAAACGCAGAGAAATGATCAGTTTAATTAATTCCATTTATCCATGCCCGTAATTATGACCATATCATCATAGAATTATACACTGAACAAATCGTTCTGTATATACAAGTATACTACTATGCGTATACATGTAACTATGTATATACGCTATATATACTACTGTGTactataaatataattttgccTCTCTCTCAAAACTCTCCATTTACTATGACCGGTCTTAAGACATTATGACCacttttttcatctttttcaaatttttctatcaatttttcatgttaatttGCAACTTGACAGTGACAATTGCGCCACTCGTATTCCCAATTCACCTACTGACGTTCATATTAATGTTATTGCTTAACGTTAATGAAGTAAATGATgaatttgacatattttgttatCTTACGCCTTACTGTATCGATTAAATCTGGTTAAACAGTACTGTAGCAGTTTCGTTTATTGTGACCATTCGTATATTATGACCAATCTGGCCTGGTCCCAAGGTGGCCATCATAAGTGAAGTCTGCTGCAGCAGTACTTGGTTTTGCATTTGATTATATTTAGAGATTTTGTCACAAAGATATTGATCGATTTCTAGTGCCTAAATGTCACATCACCATGATTGATAAGTCTGCGAAACATATTATCTTGTGCCTCCAAAGTACAATTGGCCTATTGCAATTATTGAAATGCATTAACGCAGCTAAATTAGTGTATATATCGCTATTACTGTCACTGTCATGTACATAACTCATTGCTTAATATCTATTCCGTGGACCCACCTTCTGTAGTTCTTCATCTTGATGAAGTTGCTGGCAGGTGGATACTTGCTTCGTGTAGGTGAAGTTGGAGTTATCCACAGTCAGAACGACAACGTCTGGAGTTTCATTCGTCGAAGTCATATTTAAGTAGTGAATTCGGCCTGACGAGTTGTAGTTCGTATATTTTATGACGGCTCCAATTATCAAGCCTGAAAACAAATTAGGGATAAAGCTAATTAAAGCGGTGTTATATTGAGAATTTTATATCTCTATTATATCACATCTATAGGTAAGATGTTTGTAAAGAACTCCATCGTTGTGAGTTTACTACCAAACAGTTACGTGGCCAATAGCTGATCAGTAGACGTATTGGAGCTCATCAGTAGATGCATGTAAAATGAGTGATGTCAAATGTAAGCGTACTGTAATAACTGTTaacctttcatttgtttttagatGTATGTCCtatttttagttaattaaaAACCCTAAATAGTGGTTCTCTCATTGTTTGCTTACTACAAGCGGTATTCCAACCTGGATGGAACTTTAGCTTGGTTATGATGAAGTTCGCTTTAAACACATGCGATAAACTGTAAAACGGTGTATTTGCTTGAAAATGCTGACATATGGTATTATTATAAAGAAGTTAGAACTGAAACATCACACACACAACGAACTGGAGCACATTGCTATCATCGGTCATGCAATTGGAGACATTGCAATAATCATGAAAAATATCTCACCATACACAATAGCAAGGCCTGTTTCGTGAAGAAACCTAATCCTTTTTCTCTTCAGAAGCCATATAGTGAAGATAGTTAGCAAGAGCAGAGCTATAAAGAGCAGAATGTTGGCGCTGTCCGTCCGATGTTTCTCTTCAGCCACTGATGATGACATTTCTACAAATTCACGAAAATCTACCAACCTATAAATTACACAAATTGATCTGGATATGAATGAAAATATAAGGATACCTCAGCAACCACAAATGAAACATTGCCAAATGTATTTTCAGTATTTCTGCAAACAGCAAATAACAATACAAATAGAAATTCACTGAAAACTTTAGACCGTTTTTCCTTTCTTCTGGCAAATTTAGCCTTATATAGCAAAAATTACCATTTAATGGGTACCcaacaaaatttgatcaaaacAATATGAAAGCAGAGGAAAAAGCAGACTCTGTTTAAATTCACTTGCACAAGCCATAATCTCTAAGCttgttgtaaaaaaaattttccattgCGTTTGCGCACTTATAATAGTCTGAGTCCGACGAGTTGAAAAGCCGGcaattgtcaaaaattttttgtgcatCTGCAATAAAAGTAGCTCTGGTTGAATATTGCTTTGCCTTGACCTGATCTCCGAGCGTTTTTAAGTCCATTGGGgcctttatgacatcatagtaATTAGGCACCTCTGATTTTTTCACAGGTTCTAAGAATGGCCAGGCACTGCTGTGATTTTTCATGCTTTGCACAACCATCTTAAGAGGAAGAAGCAAACTTTCTGTGGTGTCTACAATCTCCTTTCTCTCCCGGTTATTGTATATTTTCCAGCCGGTTTGCTTAATCCCGGGAATATTTTCGATTGGAATTTGCTTCACACCGTCCTTGAAGCAAGTCAGGCCGGGATGGACGACACTTATCTGCTGCTGCTTCTTCTCGATCAACTTCTTCACAATCTCCTTTTGCTTCCTGATGATGTTGCTGAACTCTGTGTATGGAATACGTGGATTCAACTCACATCCCATCAACGTTGCCCCTTCGTAATCCTTAATGTAACCAACATAGCTTGGCcttgaaacttttatttccTTAGAGAAACCCTGCTTCTTAAAATAACCAATAGCATATTCGTCCGCGTATGTCAAGAAGtgataaatgttttgtttgatgtGATATTCTTTCAGATGGTTCATCAGATGCGTGCCATAGCCCTTTACCTGTTCATTAGATGTAACAGCACAAAATACGATCTCTGTAAATCTTTGTGTGGGAAACATTCGAAAACAAATGCCACCAATAACGTGTGTCTCTTTCACCAAGGCCAGTGTACGATGTTTTGTGTCAAACACAAGTCTTGTGATGTAATCTCGGGGCATGCGGGGTAATTGTCGAGCAAAGACATTTTGTATCTCAACAAGCCACGTCAAGGTCTGTTTCGACGCATCTGGAGAATTTGCGATGACGTGAAACTCAATGACTCCTCTTCGCTCTTCCTGTCTAGCCGCCTCATCTCGAGCTGACTGGGATGAGAGGTGGGTCGCTTCCGGACCCAGCATC contains the following coding sequences:
- the LOC143448612 gene encoding sodium/hydrogen exchanger 9-like isoform X1, which translates into the protein MSSSVAEEKHRTDSANILLFIALLLLTIFTIWLLKRKRIRFLHETGLAIVYGLIIGAVIKYTNYNSSGRIHYLNMTSTNETPDVVVLTVDNSNFTYTKQVSTCQQLHQDEELQKITFDPEFFFNILLPPIIFYAGYSLKKRHFFRNIGSILTFAFIGTLVSAVVIGGITYGFVLIHKSLYEPNFAFGFIDCLLFGAIVSATDPVTVLAVFKELKVDVDLDALLFGESVLNDAVAIVLVSAIKKYQSATSAAFDSGAFFASLGSFIGVFLGSFVIGGLASIITALIFKFTKIGEFPILETSIFFLMSWASFLIAEALSLTGIVTVLFCGITQAHYTYNNLSAESKGRTRQLFELLNFLAENFIFSYMGISMFTYSHHKFNAIFIVGAFIAVIVSRACNIYPLSFLLNLGRKKKIPYNMQHMMMFAGLRGAIAFTLAIRTTCTEGEQMIFTTVLLIVFTTVWVLGGGTTQMLTWLNIKVGVDPDAAIPQESDNNTSTNNGAPIYARCRGNSIDSDVSNAPTRHKYADSAWMFKNWYKFDQYYLKPILTHAGPPLTNTLPGCCYPLAKCLTSPHAYASSIENDSDTDFILNDDVAFGNQNQTNPPTLPPSGGATNMTEVKLEAVPQVAGDASNDITKRDANSAKNDVTVASEDVTITRPSGPSLFSSIHHEMAVEMEPVGKKEAKNQV
- the LOC143448612 gene encoding sodium/hydrogen exchanger 6-like isoform X2 codes for the protein MSSSVAEEKHRTDSANILLFIALLLLTIFTIWLLKRKRIRFLHETGLAIVYGLIIGAVIKYTNYNSSGRIHYLNMTSTNETPDVVVLTVDNSNFTYTKQVSTCQQLHQDEELQKITFDPEFFFNILLPPIIFYAGYSLKKRHFFRNIGSILTFAFIGTLVSAVVIGGITYGFVLIHKSLYEPNFAFGFIDCLLFGAIVSATDPVTVLAVFKELKVDVDLDALLFGESVLNDAVAIVLVSAIKKYQSATSAAFDSGAFFASLGSFIGVFLGSFVIGGLASIITALIFKFTKIGEFPILETSIFFLMSWASFLIAEALSLTGIVTVLFCGITQAHYTYNNLSAESKGRTRQLFELLNFLAENFIFSYMGISMFTYSHHKFNAIFIVGAFIAVIVSRACNIYPLSFLLNLGRKKKIPYNMQHMMMFAGLRGAIAFTLAIRTTCTEGEQMIFTTVLLIVFTTVWVLGGGTTQMLTWLNIKVGVDPDAAIPQESDNNTSTNNSDVSNAPTRHKYADSAWMFKNWYKFDQYYLKPILTHAGPPLTNTLPGCCYPLAKCLTSPHAYASSIENDSDTDFILNDDVAFGNQNQTNPPTLPPSGGATNMTEVKLEAVPQVAGDASNDITKRDANSAKNDVTVASEDVTITRPSGPSLFSSIHHEMAVEMEPVGKKEAKNQV